The window GTGTTGATCAGCTGCGAGATGGCCTTCTTATTCAGGTCGCGATTGACCAGTTCGAAGGGCAATCCCTCGGGCAGCACGTTGGCGAGCAGCGAACGGCCCACCGTGGTTTCCACCAGCCGCAGCGCACGGCGCCCCGTCTTGCCCTCGGTAGCGACGACCGGCATGCGCACCTTGATCCTGGCCTGCAACTCGACGGCGCGCCCCTCATAGGCGCGGTGCACCTCGTCCAGATCGGCGAACACCATGCCCTCACCGCGGGCGCCGATGCGTTCGCGGGTCATGTAATACAGCCCCAGCACCACGTCCTGGGTTGGCACGATGATGGGGTCGCCGTTGGCCGGCGACAGGATGTTATTGGTGGACATCATCAGCGTACGCGCCTCAAGCTGCGCCTCGATCGACAACGGCACGTGGACGGCCATCTGGTCGCCGTCGAAGTCGGCATTGAAGGCGGTGCACACCAGCGGATGCAGCTGGATGGCCTTGCCCTCCACCAGCACCGGTTCGAAGGCCTGAATGCCGAGACGATGCAGCGTCGGGGCGCGGTTGAGCATCACCGGGTGTTCGCGGATCACCTCTTCCAGGATGTCCCACACCTCCGGACCCTCGCGTTCCACCAGCTTTTTGGCCGCCTTGATGGTGGTGGCCATGCCGCGGCGCTCCAGTTTCGAGAAGATGAACGGCTTGAACAGTTCGAGCGCCATTTTCTTGGGCAGGCCGCACTGGTGCAGCTTGAGCTGCGGACCGACCACGATGACGGAACGCCCGGAATAATCCACACGCTTGCCGAGCAGGTTCTGGCGGAAGCGGCCCTGCTTGCCCTTGATCATGTCGGCAAGCGACTTTAGCGGCAGCTTGTTGGTGCCGGTGATGGCGCGGCCGCGGCGACCGTTGTCGAGCAGCGCGTCGACTGCCTCCTGCAGCATGCGCTTTTCATTGCGGACGATGATGTCCGGCGCGTTCAGATCGAGCAGGCGCTTCAGGCGGTTGTTGCGGTTGATGACGCGGCGGTAGAGATCGTTGAGATCGGAGGTCGCGAAACGGCCGCCGTCCAGCGGCACCAGCGGGCGCAATTCCGGCGGCAGCACCGGCAACACCTTCAACACCATCCACCGCGGCCGGTTGTTGGAGCTGGTGAAGGCTTCCAGCAGCTTCAGCCGCTTGGTCAATTTCTTGATCTTGGCGTCCGAGGAGGTCTTGGGCAAATCCTCGCGAATGGTGTTGATCTCGGCCTGGACGTCCATGGTGGAGAGCAGCTCATGGATCGCCTCCGCGCCCATGCGCGCGTCGAAGTCGTCGCCGAATTTCTCGATGGCGTCCAGATACTGCTCCTCAGTCAGCAACTGGCCGCGCTCCAGATCCGTCATGCCCGGGTCGATGACCACGTAGCATTCGAAATACAGCACCCGCTCCAGTTCGCGCAGCGAAAGGTCCAGCAGCAGACCCATGCGCGAGGGCAGCGATTTCAGGAACCAGATGTGGGCGACGGGCGAGGCCAGTTCGATATGGCCCATGCGCTCGCGGCGCACCTTGGCCAGCGTCACCTCGACGCCGCACTTCTCGCAGACCACGCCACGGTGTTTCAGTCGCTTGTACTTGCCGCACAGGCACTCGTAGTCCTTCACCGGCCCGAAGATCTTGGCGCAAAACAGCCCGTCACGCTCCGGCTTGAAGGTGCGGTAGTTGATGGTCTCCGGCTTCTTGACCTCGCCGAAGGACCACGATCGGATTTTCTCCGGCGAGGCCAGTCCGATGCTGATGGCGTCGAAATCCTCGACCTGGGCGTGCTGTTTCAACAATTCAAGTAGATCTTTCAAGGATGGTTCTCCTCAAGAGCGCGTGTAGCGCGGGGCGCCGTCATTCCACCAGCTCATTTCTGCTCCAAATCAATGTCGATGGCGAGCGAACGCATCTCCTTCAACAACACGTTGAAGGATTCCGGCATGCCGGCCTCGATGCGGTGATCGCCGTCGACGATGTTCTTGTACATCTTGGTGCGGCCGGTCACGTCGTCGGACTTGACCGTCAGCATCTCCTGCAGCGTGTATGCGGCGCCATAGGCCTCCAGCGCCCAGACCTCCATCTCGCCAAAGCGCTGGCCGCCGAACTGCGCCTTGCCGCCCAGGGGCTGCTGGGTCACCAGCGAGTACGGGCCGGTGGAGCGGGCGTGCATCTTGTCATCGACCAGGTGGTTCAGCTTCAACATGTACATGTAACCGACGGTGATCTGCCGATCGAAGGCTTCGCCGGTGCGTCCGTCGTATAACGTGGTCTGTCCGCTACGCGGCAGGCCGGCGAGTTCCAGCATGTCCTTGATCTCGGCCTCGGTGGCGCCGTCGAAGACGGGTGAGGCCGCGGGCACGCCCTGGCTCAGGTTGCGCGCCAGTTCGACGACCTCCTCGTCGGTCAGGCGGTCGATCTCCTCCCGCCGCCCGCTGCGGTTGTAAATCTTCTCCAGCAGTTTGCGGATGTCACCGGCCTGGCGGTGCGCCTCCAGCAGTTCTTCGATTTGCCGGCCCAAGGCATGCGCCGCCCAGCCGAGGTGGGTCTCCAGGATCTGGCCGATGTTCATGCGCGAAGGCACGCCCAGAGGGTTCAATACGATGTCGACCGGCGTGCCGTTGGCCATGAAGGGCATGTCCTCGACCGGAATGATCATGGACACGACGCCCTTGTTGCCGTGGCGGCCCGCCATCTTGTCGCCCGGCTGTATCCGGCGTTTGACGGCCAGATAGACCTTGACCATCTTCAGCACCCCGGGCGCCAGATCGTCGCCGCTGGTCAGCTTCTCGCGTTTTTCCTCGTAGCGGCGGTCGAAATCCTCCTTCATCTGCTTGATCTGCTGCGCCACGCGCTCCAGCTGTTCGTTGGTCTCCTCGTCACGCAGGCGGATATCGAACCACTTCTCGCGCTTGAGTTCGGAGAGATAGGCCTTGGTGATCTTGTGGCCGGCCTTGAGACCGGCGGGTCCGCCCTCGGCGGTCTTGTTGATCAGCAGCCTCTCGACGCGGGCATAGACGTCATCCTCCAGGATGCGACGCTGATCGGCGAAGTCCTGCTTGACGCGGGTCAACTCGGCGTTTTCGATCTCGAGCGCCCGGGCGTCCTTGTCCACACCGTCGCGGGTGAACACCTGCACGTCGATGACCGTGCCGTTCATGCCCGAGGGCACGCGCAGCGAGGTGTCCTTCACGTCCGAGGCCTTCTCGCCGAAGATGGCGCGCAGCAGCTTCTCCTCCGGCGTCAGTTGCGTCTCGCCCTTGGGCGTGACCTTGCCTACCAGGATGTCGCCAGGATTGACCTCGGCGCCGATGAAGACGATGCCGGATTCATCCAGCTTGGACAGCGCGCCCTCGCCGACATTGGGAATGTCGGCGGTGATTTCCTCCGCGCCGAGCTTGGTGTCGCGCGCCACGCAGGCCAGCTCCTCGATGTGGATGCTGGTGTACTTGTCCTGCTCGACGACGCGTTCTGAGATGAGGATGGAGTCCTCGAAGTTGTAGCCGTTCCATGGCATAAAGGCGACCAGCATGTTCTGACCCAGCGCCAGTTCGCCCAGATCGGTGGCCGAACCGTCCGCCAGCACGTCACCGCGGGCGATGCGATCGCCGGGCTTCACCAACGGCTTCTGGTTCAGGCAGGTGTTCTGGTTGGAACGGGTGTATTTGGTCAGCGTGTAGATGTCGACGCCGGCGGCGCCAGCCTCGGTCTCGTCATCGTTGACGCGCACCACGATGCGGCCGGCATCGACCGAGTCGATGATGCCGCCGCGGCGGGCCACCACGCAGACGCCGGAGTCGCGCGCCACGGTGGCCTCCATGCCGGTGCCCACCAGCGGTTTTTCGGCGCGCAGCGTCGGCACGGCCTGACGCTGCATGTTCGATCCCATGAGCGCGCGGTTGGCGTCGTCGTGCTCCAGGAAGGGGATCAGCGCCGCGGCAACGGACACCGCCTGGCGCGGCGACACGTCCATGTACTGGACGCGATCCGGCGTGGCCAGCGTGAATTCGTTCTGATAGCGGCTCGATACCAGCTCCTCCGTGAAACGGCCGTGCTTGTCGAGCTTGGCGCTGGCCTGGGCGATGACGAACTGGCCCTCTTCGATCGCCGAGAGGTATTCCACCTTGTCGGTGACGCGCCCGTTCTCCACCTTGCGGTAGGGGGTCTCCAGAAAGCCGTATCTGTTGGTGTGGGCGTACACCGCCAGCGAATTGATGAGGCCGATGTTCGGACCTTCCGGCGTCTCGATCGGGCAGACCCGGCCGTAATGCGTCGGGTGCACGTCGCGCACCTCGAAGCCGGCACGCTCGCGCGTCAGGCCGCCCGGGCCCAGCGCCGATATGCGGCGCTTGTGGGTGACCTCGGACAGCGGGTTGTTCTGATCCATGAATTGCGACAGCTGGCTGGATCCGAAGAATTCCTTGACCGCCGCCGACACCGGCTTGGCGTTGATCAACTCCTGCGGCATCAGCCCCTCGGATTCGGCCAGGCTCAGGCGCTCCTTGACCGCGCGCTCGACGCGCACCAGACCGACGCGGAACTGGTTCTCCGCCATCTCACCGACGCTGCGAACGCGGCGGTTGCCGAGGTGATCGATGTCATCCACCGTGCCGTTGCCGTTGCGGATATCGATCAGCACCTTGAGCACGTCGATGATGTCCTCCTTGGACAGCACGCCCGAACCTTCCAGTTCGGCGCGTCCCACGCGGCGGTTGAACTTCATGCGCCCGACCGCGGAGAGGTCATAGCGGTCGAGGGCGAAAAACAGATTGTTGAAGAGCGCCTCGGCGGCCTCCTTCGTCGGCGGCTCGCCGGGCCGCATCATGCGGTAAATCTCGACCTGGGCCTCCAGCGCCGTGCGGGTGGGATCAATGCGCAAGGTATCGGCAATGTACGAACCATGATCCAGATCGTTGGTATAAATCACCTCGACTTCATGCACATTCTTGGCGATCAGTTTGTCGAGCACTTCCTTGGTAATCTCGGTGTTGGCCTCGGCAAGAATCTCGCCGGTGCCCTTGTCAACGATGTCCCTGGCCAGCACCTTGTCGATGACATACTCGCGCGGTACCTCGATCTGGCGCAGGCCCGCCTTCTCCAGCAGCTGGATGTGGCGCATGGTGATGCGCCGGCCCTTCTCGACAATCACCTTGCCCTGTTTGTCGGTGACATCGAAATTCAGGGTCTCGCCGCGCAGCCGGTCGGCCACCAGTTCCAGCGTGAGGCGATCCTTCGAAAGATGGAAGGTGTTGGTGCTGAAAAATATCTCCAGCACCTGTGTGGCGGTGTAACCGAGAGCGCGCAACAACACCGTCGCCGGGATCTTGCGGCGGCGATCGATGCGCACGTAGACGTAATCCTTGGGATCGAATTCGAAATCGAGCCACGAGCCGCGATAGGGGATGACGCGTGCCGAGAACAGCAGTTTGCCAGACGAATGCGTCTTGCCCTTGTCGTGGTCAAAAAACACGCCCGGCGAACGGTGCAACTGGGAGACGATGACGCGCTCGGTGCCGTTGATGACAAAAGTACCGTTCTCGGTCATGAGCGGAATCTCGCCCATGTACACTTCCTGTTCCTTGATGTCCTTGACGGTCTTGCTGGCGCCGGATTCCTTGTCGATGATCACCAGGCGCACCCTGACCCGCAAAGGCGCACAGTAGGTGACGCCTCGGATTTGACACTCCTTGACGTCAAAGACCGGCGTACCCAGCCGGTAATATTCATATTCCAGGCGGGCGTTGCCGGAATAGGCCTCGATGGGGAATACTGATTTGAACGCCGCGTGCAAACCCACCGACCGCAGGTGGTGATCGATCAGCTCACGCCGCTCGGTATCCGACATCGACCGGCCTTCGCGCTTGCGTTGTTCCTCGCGGCGCGTGATCTCCTCGTGCAGCTTCAGCGATTCATCCAGTTGCAAAAACTCGCGATAGGAATCGATCTGGGTGGCCAGTAGATAAGGCACCTCCAGGATCGTCGGACGCTTGCTGAAGTCCTTGCGGATACGCTTCTTCTGGGTGTAGGAATAATCCATCGTCTTCCTCAATCGCGCTGTGCGCTCAAAGGCGCGTCTGCGCAGACGCCACACGGCGGCCGCACTTGTATTACCGCATCAAAGGCGCGGGGCGACGGACATGATGCTCGTCGCCTCCGCGCCATACCGCACTGCCACAACGGCGCTTACTTGACGTCCACCTTGGCGCCGGCGTCTTCCAGCTTCTTCTTGATCGCCTCTGCATCCGCCTTGGACACGCCTTCCTTGACGTTCGAGGGCACGCCCTCGACCAGGTCCTTGGCTTCCTTGAGACCGAGACCGGTGATCTCGCGGATGACTTTGATGACGTTGACCTTGTTGTCACCAAAGGCGGTCATGACCACGTTGAATTCGGTCTTGGCCTCGGCGGCCGGTGCGGCGCCGCCCGCGGCAGCCATTGCCATCGGTGCCGCCGCCATCGCCGCGGACACGCCGAATTTCTCCTCCATCATCTTGACCAGCTCAACCACGTCCATCACCGATTTTGCGGCAATGGCATCGAGTATTTCCTGATTGCTTAAAGCCATGGGGTTCGCTCCAGAATAAGATTAAAAGTTGTCGGATTAAGTTAAGCGGCCTGTTTCTGATCGCGGACGGCGGCTACCGTACGCACCAGTCTGGCGTGCGGCTCATTGAGCGTACGCACAAACTTGATGATCGGCGCCTTCATCACGCCCGCCAGCATGCTCAGCGCCTCCTGGCGCGTGGGCAGCTTGGCGACCTGTTCGATGGCCGCCGGCGCGAGCAGCTTGCCGCCAATCGAGACCAGCTTGACCTTAAGCTTCTCGTTGCCCTTGGCAAACTCGCTCACCACCTTGGCCGCCGAGCCCGGGTCCTGTTCCGAGAAGGCCAGCACCAGCGGCCCCGTCAGACCTTCGCTCATGCAGGCGAACGGCGTATTTTCCAGCGCCCGACGCGCAAGGGTGTTTTTCACCACGCGCAGATAAACACCGGACTGCCGCGCCGCCTTCCTGAGATCGGTCATCTGGGCCACGGTCAGGCCGGCGTATTCGGCGGCCACCGCCGAATGTGCGCGGGCCGCCACTGCGGCCACCTCCGCAACTACCGTTTGCTTCTCAGCCAGAGTCAGCACTGCTTTTCTCCTCCATCACGTTCCCGGCACCTGCGTGCCCGAAACTTTGCACCTGTCCGCGCAACTTGCGGTGCGCGGACGCCTCACGGTACGTTGGCCAGGAACGTTACAACGGTTCATGGGCGATACCGTCTGCGCAGGCACCGTAAAAATGGAAGGCGATGTCCGCCCGCCAGTTCCACGCGCATTAAGTCCCCCAAGAGGGACGCCTGCGGTCTTTGACGTCCGCCCCCTCAACCAAATGCGGGAGACGGCCCAAAGTCTTCAACGCGCCCGTCCTGCCTGACAGACGCTCAATACAATAAATCTTCAGGCGGCAAATTCCGCCCGGTCGACCACGATGCCCGGCCCCATCGTGGTCGACAGCGTAATCTTCTTCAAATAAACGCCCTTGGCCGTGCTGGGACGCGCCTTGCGGATATCCGCAAGCAACGCGTCGAAATTCTCGCGCAATGCCGTCACCTCGAACGATACCTTGCCGATCGGGCAGTGGATGATGCCGGCCTTGTCAATGCGGTAACGCACCTGGCCGCCCTTGGCGTTCTTAACCGCGCCCGCGACATCGGTCGTCACCGTCCCGGTTTTGGGGTTGGGCATCAGACCGCGTGGACCCAGAATCTGGCCCAGCGGGCTCACCACACGCATGGCGTCCGGTGTGGCAATCACCACGTCGAAATTCATCTCGCCGGCCTTGACCTTGGCGGCGAGATCGTCAAATCCCACCAAGTCCGCGCCGGCTTCGCGGGCCGCGTCGGCGTTCTTGCCCTGGGCGAAGACCGCCACCCGCACGGTCTTGCCCGTGCCGCGCGGCAGCAAGGTGGAGCCACGCACCCCCTGATCCGACTTTTTCGGATCGATGCCGAGATTGATCGCAGCCTCGACGGTTTCATCGAACTTGACCTTGGAGCATTCCTTGAGCAGGCGCAGGGCGTCGTTGATTGGACGCGGCCCGCCGTTGCCCAGTTTTTCATCAATCTGCTTCCAGCGTTTGCTGAGATGGATCATGTCACAGGCCCTCCACGTCGATGCCCATGCTGCGGGCCGTGCCGGCGATGGTGCGCACCGCCGCCTCCAGATCGCCGGCCGTCAGATCCGGCTGCTTGGTGCGGGCGATCTCCTCGACCTGTTTGCGGGTCACCTTGCCCACCTTGTCCTTGTTCGGCACGCCGCTGCCCTTGGCCGCGCCCGCCGCCTTGCGCAACAGCACCGAGGCCGGCGGCGTCTTGGTGATAAACGTGAAACTGCGATCGGAGAAGACCGTGATAATGACCGGTATCGGAAGGCCCGGTTCCACGCCCTGGGTTCTGGCGTTGAATTGCTTGCAGAACTCCATGATATTGACGCCTTGCTGGCCGAGCGCCGGACCCACTGGCGGGCTGGGATTGGCCTGGCCGGCAGCCACCTGCAATTTGATATACGCCTGTATCTTCTTCGCCACTGTAATGATCCTCCGGGTGTTGGCGCCTCACGGCTCCCCGTTTGCTTTAATTAATAATGCGCGACTGTCAATCCTTGTCGACCTGACTGAATTCCAATTCGACCGGCGTGGCGCGGCCAAAGATGGATACCGCCACGCGCAGCCGGCTTTTCTCATAATTCACCTCTTCCACGACGCCGTTAAAGTCGGTGAACGGGCCATCCTTGACGCGCACCACCTCGCCGACTTCGTAGAGCACCTTCGGGCGCGGCTTGTCGACGCCCTCCTGCATGCGCTGCAGGATGGCCTCGGCCTCCTTGTCGGAGATCGGCGTCGGATGGTCGCTGCTGCCGCCGATGAATCCCATCACCTTGGGCGCATCCTTGACCAGGTGCCAGGTTTCGTCATCCATCTCCATCTGCACCAGGACATAACCCGGAAAAAACTTGCGGTCGACCTTG is drawn from Gammaproteobacteria bacterium and contains these coding sequences:
- the rplK gene encoding 50S ribosomal protein L11, which codes for MAKKIQAYIKLQVAAGQANPSPPVGPALGQQGVNIMEFCKQFNARTQGVEPGLPIPVIITVFSDRSFTFITKTPPASVLLRKAAGAAKGSGVPNKDKVGKVTRKQVEEIARTKQPDLTAGDLEAAVRTIAGTARSMGIDVEGL
- the nusG gene encoding transcription termination/antitermination protein NusG, whose amino-acid sequence is MTKRWYVVHAYSGFENQVKRSLEERVRRSHLQDKFGEIMVPTEGVVEMRDGQKRKVDRKFFPGYVLVQMEMDDETWHLVKDAPKVMGFIGGSSDHPTPISDKEAEAILQRMQEGVDKPRPKVLYEVGEVVRVKDGPFTDFNGVVEEVNYEKSRLRVAVSIFGRATPVELEFSQVDKD
- the rpoB gene encoding DNA-directed RNA polymerase subunit beta: MDYSYTQKKRIRKDFSKRPTILEVPYLLATQIDSYREFLQLDESLKLHEEITRREEQRKREGRSMSDTERRELIDHHLRSVGLHAAFKSVFPIEAYSGNARLEYEYYRLGTPVFDVKECQIRGVTYCAPLRVRVRLVIIDKESGASKTVKDIKEQEVYMGEIPLMTENGTFVINGTERVIVSQLHRSPGVFFDHDKGKTHSSGKLLFSARVIPYRGSWLDFEFDPKDYVYVRIDRRRKIPATVLLRALGYTATQVLEIFFSTNTFHLSKDRLTLELVADRLRGETLNFDVTDKQGKVIVEKGRRITMRHIQLLEKAGLRQIEVPREYVIDKVLARDIVDKGTGEILAEANTEITKEVLDKLIAKNVHEVEVIYTNDLDHGSYIADTLRIDPTRTALEAQVEIYRMMRPGEPPTKEAAEALFNNLFFALDRYDLSAVGRMKFNRRVGRAELEGSGVLSKEDIIDVLKVLIDIRNGNGTVDDIDHLGNRRVRSVGEMAENQFRVGLVRVERAVKERLSLAESEGLMPQELINAKPVSAAVKEFFGSSQLSQFMDQNNPLSEVTHKRRISALGPGGLTRERAGFEVRDVHPTHYGRVCPIETPEGPNIGLINSLAVYAHTNRYGFLETPYRKVENGRVTDKVEYLSAIEEGQFVIAQASAKLDKHGRFTEELVSSRYQNEFTLATPDRVQYMDVSPRQAVSVAAALIPFLEHDDANRALMGSNMQRQAVPTLRAEKPLVGTGMEATVARDSGVCVVARRGGIIDSVDAGRIVVRVNDDETEAGAAGVDIYTLTKYTRSNQNTCLNQKPLVKPGDRIARGDVLADGSATDLGELALGQNMLVAFMPWNGYNFEDSILISERVVEQDKYTSIHIEELACVARDTKLGAEEITADIPNVGEGALSKLDESGIVFIGAEVNPGDILVGKVTPKGETQLTPEEKLLRAIFGEKASDVKDTSLRVPSGMNGTVIDVQVFTRDGVDKDARALEIENAELTRVKQDFADQRRILEDDVYARVERLLINKTAEGGPAGLKAGHKITKAYLSELKREKWFDIRLRDEETNEQLERVAQQIKQMKEDFDRRYEEKREKLTSGDDLAPGVLKMVKVYLAVKRRIQPGDKMAGRHGNKGVVSMIIPVEDMPFMANGTPVDIVLNPLGVPSRMNIGQILETHLGWAAHALGRQIEELLEAHRQAGDIRKLLEKIYNRSGRREEIDRLTDEEVVELARNLSQGVPAASPVFDGATEAEIKDMLELAGLPRSGQTTLYDGRTGEAFDRQITVGYMYMLKLNHLVDDKMHARSTGPYSLVTQQPLGGKAQFGGQRFGEMEVWALEAYGAAYTLQEMLTVKSDDVTGRTKMYKNIVDGDHRIEAGMPESFNVLLKEMRSLAIDIDLEQK
- the rplA gene encoding 50S ribosomal protein L1, producing MIHLSKRWKQIDEKLGNGGPRPINDALRLLKECSKVKFDETVEAAINLGIDPKKSDQGVRGSTLLPRGTGKTVRVAVFAQGKNADAAREAGADLVGFDDLAAKVKAGEMNFDVVIATPDAMRVVSPLGQILGPRGLMPNPKTGTVTTDVAGAVKNAKGGQVRYRIDKAGIIHCPIGKVSFEVTALRENFDALLADIRKARPSTAKGVYLKKITLSTTMGPGIVVDRAEFAA
- the rplJ gene encoding 50S ribosomal protein L10; translation: MLTLAEKQTVVAEVAAVAARAHSAVAAEYAGLTVAQMTDLRKAARQSGVYLRVVKNTLARRALENTPFACMSEGLTGPLVLAFSEQDPGSAAKVVSEFAKGNEKLKVKLVSIGGKLLAPAAIEQVAKLPTRQEALSMLAGVMKAPIIKFVRTLNEPHARLVRTVAAVRDQKQAA
- the rplL gene encoding 50S ribosomal protein L7/L12 codes for the protein MALSNQEILDAIAAKSVMDVVELVKMMEEKFGVSAAMAAAPMAMAAAGGAAPAAEAKTEFNVVMTAFGDNKVNVIKVIREITGLGLKEAKDLVEGVPSNVKEGVSKADAEAIKKKLEDAGAKVDVK